The following proteins are encoded in a genomic region of Euzebyales bacterium:
- a CDS encoding SulP family inorganic anion transporter, producing the protein MGGRQDGSAGVRIGKSGSGGCTTSMPTGGSLTRTGISVGGGADGRWGRVFAAVWLALLVLLLGDLAEAVPLSVIAGLLFVIGAELIIDRLAVARLTEHTSTGSLVVMLTTFGTALFIPLQWTIF; encoded by the coding sequence ATGGGCGGCCGTCAAGACGGGTCGGCGGGTGTGAGGATCGGGAAGTCGGGGTCCGGCGGCTGCACGACCTCGATGCCGACCGGGGGCTCGCTGACGCGGACGGGGATCTCGGTCGGCGGAGGTGCGGACGGCCGCTGGGGCAGGGTGTTCGCCGCGGTGTGGCTGGCACTGCTCGTACTGCTCCTCGGCGACCTGGCCGAGGCCGTCCCGCTGTCGGTGATCGCCGGCCTGCTGTTCGTCATCGGTGCCGAGCTGATCATCGACCGCCTGGCCGTGGCACGGCTCACCGAACACACCTCGACCGGGTCGCTCGTGGTGATGCTGACGACGTTCGGGACGGCGTTGTTCATCCCGCTGCAGTGGACGATCTTC
- a CDS encoding SulP family inorganic anion transporter, which translates to MSGDTGRDRVRRCWAQVRPPPGALGPASTAGITGAIGGVPDGMAAATLVGVNPIHGLFATAVGRIAGGLTASSQLMVVTTTSAAALAAGSALAPVAGEDRVPALFLLTMVAGAAMVVAGVLGFGRLTGFVSHSVMIGFLTGVALNIIFDQIPKIAGVDATAPNAIGRAAQVLADPRQAQLASVVVAATAAAIVIGLGRTRYAGLAALAALVVTAAGVWAADGADVQLVSDIGDIPRGLPPPALPRLGLLSFDLLADAAAVAVIVLVQGAGVAESAPNPDGRRADADANFAAQGIANLAAGLFRGMPVGGSVGQTAINVGAGARDRWATIASGVWVLVVLVALSPAVGLVPMPTLATLLVVASAAAIRRRQIATIWRAGRQSQIAMITTFASTLLLPVAAAVGIGVAISLLLQANRESIDLRVVELVGLPDGRFREQAPPATLPDDAATVLDVHGSLFYAGARALEASLPDTAGVHAPVVVLRMRGRATLGATAFTVLAGYAARLDVQGGRLYVSGVDPRLVARFHHVVDADVQRRMDVYEAESVLGDSTRRALHDAEAWLLRASPDAADEGDTPPRAAPLTRAWRWVRDRSLRR; encoded by the coding sequence GTGAGCGGTGACACGGGGCGGGATCGCGTTCGACGGTGCTGGGCGCAGGTCCGCCCGCCACCCGGCGCACTGGGTCCTGCCTCCACGGCCGGCATCACCGGTGCCATCGGCGGCGTTCCGGATGGCATGGCCGCGGCCACGCTGGTCGGGGTCAACCCGATCCACGGGCTGTTCGCGACCGCGGTGGGCCGCATCGCGGGCGGGCTGACCGCCAGCTCGCAGCTCATGGTGGTCACCACCACCAGCGCTGCGGCGCTGGCGGCCGGTTCTGCGCTCGCGCCAGTCGCAGGCGAGGACCGGGTGCCCGCGCTCTTCCTGCTGACGATGGTGGCCGGCGCCGCGATGGTCGTGGCCGGCGTGTTGGGATTCGGTCGGCTGACCGGATTCGTCTCACACTCGGTGATGATCGGGTTCCTGACCGGCGTGGCGCTCAACATCATCTTCGACCAGATCCCGAAGATCGCCGGCGTCGACGCCACCGCCCCGAACGCGATCGGGCGGGCGGCCCAGGTCCTGGCCGATCCCAGGCAGGCGCAGCTCGCCTCGGTGGTCGTGGCGGCGACGGCCGCGGCGATCGTCATCGGCCTCGGCCGCACGCGCTACGCCGGCCTCGCCGCGCTCGCCGCCCTGGTCGTCACCGCCGCCGGTGTCTGGGCGGCCGACGGCGCGGACGTCCAACTGGTCAGCGACATCGGCGACATCCCGCGTGGCCTGCCTCCGCCGGCCCTGCCCCGGCTGGGTCTGCTGTCGTTCGACCTGCTCGCGGACGCTGCGGCGGTCGCGGTGATCGTGCTGGTGCAGGGCGCTGGGGTGGCCGAGTCGGCACCGAACCCCGATGGCAGGCGCGCGGACGCCGACGCCAACTTCGCCGCACAGGGCATCGCGAACCTCGCCGCTGGGCTCTTCCGTGGCATGCCCGTGGGAGGATCCGTCGGCCAGACGGCCATCAACGTCGGCGCCGGCGCACGCGACCGCTGGGCGACGATCGCATCCGGAGTGTGGGTGCTCGTCGTCCTGGTGGCGTTGTCACCGGCGGTCGGGCTGGTGCCGATGCCGACGCTCGCCACGCTGCTGGTCGTCGCGTCGGCCGCGGCGATCCGTCGACGTCAGATCGCGACCATCTGGCGCGCGGGCCGGCAGTCCCAGATCGCGATGATCACGACGTTCGCCAGCACCCTGCTGCTGCCGGTCGCCGCAGCCGTCGGGATCGGCGTGGCCATCTCGCTGCTGCTGCAGGCCAACCGCGAGTCGATCGACCTGCGGGTCGTCGAACTCGTCGGCCTACCGGACGGCCGCTTCCGAGAGCAGGCGCCGCCCGCCACCCTCCCCGACGACGCCGCGACGGTGCTGGACGTGCACGGCAGCCTGTTCTACGCCGGCGCGCGCGCACTGGAAGCCTCGCTGCCGGACACCGCCGGTGTACACGCCCCCGTCGTCGTCCTGCGAATGCGGGGGCGAGCGACCCTCGGCGCCACCGCGTTCACGGTGCTGGCCGGCTACGCCGCACGGCTGGACGTGCAGGGCGGACGGCTGTACGTCAGCGGCGTCGATCCGCGACTGGTCGCCAGGTTCCACCACGTCGTCGACGCCGACGTCCAGCGGCGCATGGACGTCTACGAGGCGGAATCGGTACTGGGCGACTCCACGCGCCGTGCTCTCCACGACGCCGAGGCCTGGCTGCTCAGGGCGAGCCCCGACGCAGCCGACGAGGGCGACACACCGCCGCGCGCCGCGCCGCTGACCCGCGCATGGCGCTGGGTCCGGGACCGGTCGCTCCGGCGGTGA
- a CDS encoding S66 peptidase family protein: MAGREFIHPSKPSPGDRVAVLSPSSGLPGMFPAPFDLGLQRMRDDFRLEPVEYPTTRQMGASLEARAADVHAAFADPDIAAVITSIGGDDEIKLLSHLDRAVLRDNPKPFFGFSDNTNVLHLLWDIGIVGYHGGAVMVQWGRAGAMHPDTSESLRRALFTHGDFELSTPATYTDEDRDWADPTTLEKEPPAQVASPWSWHGSESSVDGPAWGGCLEIVDFQLRVGRYLRDVWQYEGSVLFLETSEELPDATYVYRVLMTMGERGLLQMFPAILWGRAKAWSFEQPNPPARKAEYARQQREAVLRAVEEYNPDAVVVTDVDIGHTDPQFVMPHGGRVVVDPQQQRITVTY, translated from the coding sequence GTGGCCGGCCGTGAATTCATCCATCCGTCCAAGCCGTCCCCGGGTGACCGCGTCGCGGTCCTCTCACCCTCCTCAGGGCTGCCCGGCATGTTCCCGGCACCGTTCGACCTCGGTCTGCAGCGGATGCGCGACGACTTCCGCCTCGAGCCCGTGGAGTATCCGACGACCCGCCAGATGGGCGCCTCGCTGGAGGCCCGCGCGGCCGACGTGCATGCGGCCTTCGCCGATCCGGACATCGCCGCGGTGATCACCAGCATCGGCGGCGACGACGAGATCAAGCTGCTGAGTCATCTGGACCGCGCGGTGCTGCGCGACAACCCCAAGCCGTTCTTCGGCTTCAGCGACAACACCAACGTGCTCCACCTGCTCTGGGACATCGGGATCGTGGGCTACCACGGCGGGGCGGTGATGGTGCAGTGGGGTCGGGCGGGCGCGATGCACCCGGACACCAGCGAATCGCTGCGCCGTGCGCTGTTCACCCACGGCGACTTCGAGCTGTCTACACCAGCCACGTACACCGACGAGGACCGCGACTGGGCCGACCCCACCACCCTCGAGAAGGAGCCGCCGGCACAGGTGGCTTCGCCCTGGTCGTGGCACGGATCGGAATCTTCGGTGGATGGCCCCGCGTGGGGCGGCTGCCTGGAGATCGTCGACTTCCAGTTGCGCGTCGGGCGCTACCTGCGGGACGTGTGGCAGTACGAAGGATCCGTACTGTTCCTGGAGACATCCGAGGAGCTACCGGACGCGACGTACGTCTACCGCGTGCTGATGACCATGGGTGAGCGCGGCCTGCTCCAGATGTTCCCGGCGATCCTGTGGGGGCGTGCCAAGGCGTGGTCGTTCGAGCAGCCGAACCCACCGGCGCGGAAGGCCGAGTACGCCCGGCAGCAGCGCGAGGCAGTGCTCCGCGCGGTCGAGGAGTACAACCCCGACGCGGTCGTCGTGACCGACGTCGACATCGGTCACACGGATCCGCAGTTCGTCATGCCGCACGGCGGGCGGGTCGTTGTGGATCCGCAGCAGCAACGCATCACGGTGACCTACTGA
- a CDS encoding sialidase family protein gives MSRFRLWIRSALLAAAVTLLMAIGAVAGAADPISGLSPYPDGGEPTDPQAVTACNGAPQTGVLYRNSETEPYIAVNPTDPLNMIAAWHQDRWSNGSAQGVGAAYTTDGGTTWTFVNIPFTRCSGGQPGSAGDFERASDPWVSFGPDGTAHYMALVSNNSNNENGMAVARSTNGGMTWTAPQIIKKNPAQDPVGASLFHDKNTITADPHDPDLVYATWTLFRGGSWSLVVARSTDGGETWGPARPVSTIEPIDPSQVAFFRQGAQIVVLPDGTLINAFFRILLDQKNVMIDFEQAIFRSFDQGRHWERMDTVVSDFVPASAFDPEFEIPVRDAGELPDITVNRESGDLYATWQTQSSEGLVNVVVARSTDGGSTWSAPVPVSIDPNVQAFLPAVSVNDDGTVGVLFYDFRRDTLGDDVLSTDVHLALFNADLSTRDEQTLTSMSFDMRQMLLTGDRGYFPGDYVGLDTADGDFVAAFTVANNLGLPVDFPQPAGLFVDINNRQDIVFTRVTP, from the coding sequence ATGTCGCGCTTCCGTCTGTGGATCCGTTCGGCTCTGCTCGCCGCTGCTGTCACGCTGCTCATGGCCATCGGCGCCGTCGCCGGCGCCGCCGATCCGATCAGTGGTCTGAGCCCCTATCCCGACGGCGGTGAACCCACCGACCCCCAGGCCGTCACGGCGTGCAACGGCGCACCCCAGACCGGCGTGCTGTACCGGAACAGCGAGACCGAGCCGTACATCGCGGTCAACCCGACCGACCCGCTGAACATGATCGCCGCGTGGCATCAGGACCGGTGGAGCAACGGCTCCGCCCAAGGCGTCGGAGCCGCGTACACAACCGACGGCGGCACGACCTGGACCTTCGTCAACATCCCGTTCACCCGCTGCTCGGGCGGCCAGCCGGGATCGGCCGGTGACTTCGAGCGCGCGTCGGATCCGTGGGTCAGCTTCGGACCGGACGGCACCGCCCACTACATGGCGCTTGTGTCCAACAACTCCAACAACGAGAACGGGATGGCGGTCGCCCGCTCGACCAACGGTGGCATGACGTGGACAGCACCGCAGATCATCAAGAAGAACCCTGCGCAGGACCCGGTGGGTGCATCGCTGTTCCACGACAAGAACACCATCACCGCGGACCCACACGACCCCGATCTGGTCTACGCCACATGGACGCTGTTCCGGGGAGGATCGTGGTCACTGGTCGTGGCGCGTTCGACTGACGGCGGCGAGACGTGGGGCCCCGCGCGCCCGGTCAGCACGATCGAGCCCATCGACCCGTCGCAGGTGGCGTTCTTCCGCCAGGGCGCCCAGATCGTGGTCCTGCCCGACGGCACCCTGATCAACGCGTTCTTCCGCATCCTGCTCGACCAGAAGAACGTCATGATCGACTTCGAACAGGCGATCTTCCGGTCATTCGACCAGGGACGGCACTGGGAGCGGATGGACACCGTCGTGAGCGACTTCGTTCCGGCATCCGCGTTCGACCCTGAGTTCGAGATTCCGGTGCGCGACGCCGGCGAGCTCCCCGACATCACGGTCAACCGGGAGTCGGGTGACCTGTATGCGACGTGGCAGACCCAGAGCAGCGAGGGTCTCGTCAATGTCGTCGTGGCACGTTCGACCGATGGCGGCAGCACCTGGTCAGCGCCGGTGCCCGTCAGCATCGACCCGAACGTGCAGGCCTTCCTGCCAGCGGTGTCGGTCAACGACGACGGCACCGTTGGCGTGCTGTTCTACGACTTCCGACGCGACACGCTCGGCGATGACGTGCTCAGCACCGACGTCCACCTGGCGCTGTTCAACGCCGACCTGTCGACACGGGACGAGCAAACGTTGACGTCGATGTCGTTCGACATGCGCCAGATGCTGCTGACCGGTGACCGCGGGTACTTCCCCGGCGACTACGTGGGCCTGGACACGGCGGACGGCGACTTCGTCGCGGCGTTCACGGTGGCCAACAACCTCGGGTTGCCGGTCGACTTCCCGCAGCCGGCCGGGCTGTTCGTCGACATCAACAACCGTCAGGACATCGTGTTCACGCGCGTGACGCCGTGA
- a CDS encoding VOC family protein codes for MTTSDQYASVRYVVDDVQRAVDFYTTHLGFRVNTNVAPAFADVLRGRLRLLLSGPASSGARATPDDAATAGRNRIHLVIDDLDAEIGRLRDAGLTFRGETVEGPGGRQILLTDPDGNLVELFQPADRAPHSSR; via the coding sequence ATGACCACGTCAGATCAGTACGCGAGCGTTCGGTACGTCGTCGACGACGTACAGCGCGCCGTCGACTTCTACACCACCCACCTCGGCTTCCGCGTCAACACCAACGTCGCACCCGCGTTCGCCGACGTGCTCCGCGGCCGATTGCGACTGCTGCTGTCCGGTCCCGCGAGCTCCGGCGCCCGCGCCACGCCCGATGACGCCGCGACCGCGGGCCGCAACCGCATCCACCTCGTCATCGACGACTTGGACGCCGAGATCGGCCGGTTGCGCGACGCGGGCCTGACCTTCCGCGGCGAGACGGTCGAGGGCCCCGGTGGTCGCCAGATCCTGCTGACCGACCCCGATGGCAACCTGGTCGAGCTGTTCCAGCCGGCCGACCGCGCGCCGCACAGCTCACGCTGA
- a CDS encoding ArsR family transcriptional regulator, with amino-acid sequence MSTPPAFIQLAAHPLRWSLLAELGESDYRVRELAARIDEPQNLVSYHLRLLRDGGLVTATRSSFDGRESYYRLDLDRCAGALNDSGRALHPALGPIATPPTPPVAHTAVRDTTVLFVCTGNTARSPIAEALLRHRTAGRVRAASAGSRPGHRLHVDAIRVLREAFGIDITGQRPRSLDALTDREFDRVITLCDRAREVCPVFPHRPRRAHWSIPDPARIDDGGYPAFQRIAADIDARIRYLLAAMAAHDRQEPAP; translated from the coding sequence GTGTCAACGCCGCCGGCGTTCATCCAGCTGGCGGCGCACCCGCTGCGCTGGTCACTGCTGGCCGAGCTCGGCGAGAGCGATTACCGGGTCCGTGAGCTCGCTGCGCGGATCGACGAGCCGCAGAACCTGGTGTCCTACCATCTGCGGCTGCTGCGTGACGGTGGCCTCGTCACCGCCACGCGCAGCAGCTTCGACGGTCGGGAGAGCTACTACCGTCTCGATCTCGACCGGTGTGCGGGCGCGCTCAATGACAGCGGTCGTGCGCTGCACCCGGCGCTGGGCCCGATCGCTACGCCACCGACGCCTCCGGTCGCCCACACCGCGGTCCGGGACACGACCGTGCTGTTCGTGTGCACGGGCAACACCGCCCGCTCACCGATCGCCGAGGCGCTGCTGCGCCATCGCACAGCCGGCCGGGTGAGGGCGGCGAGCGCTGGCAGCCGGCCCGGGCACCGCCTGCACGTCGACGCCATCCGCGTGCTGCGCGAGGCGTTCGGCATCGACATCACCGGCCAGCGGCCCAGAAGCCTGGACGCACTGACCGATCGCGAGTTCGACCGCGTGATCACCCTGTGCGACAGGGCTCGCGAGGTCTGTCCGGTGTTCCCCCACCGCCCACGCCGCGCCCACTGGAGCATCCCCGACCCGGCGCGGATCGACGACGGCGGGTACCCCGCTTTCCAGCGCATCGCAGCAGACATCGATGCCCGCATCAGATACCTGCTCGCGGCGATGGCCGCACACGACCGTCAGGAGCCTGCACCATGA
- a CDS encoding Ig-like domain-containing protein, translating into MQRSMRAVVALLLVVPFAVAVSAPPNARAQSAEPTLENAFGLNEPVVGTDIAGLGGHYANNNQRNYWWNAARRRWDGFMPTASPPAASSSEWWLWHDLGGSPKSVALAETSKASSPDAYWDDGSKTLYAFFSRGNSGTSRFRRFSYDAATDRYVETSRKGGVAAPTMLRGGARVTIVKSPNGHLWAGVNYDNKLLVSRSTDGGDSWPDPVALKTTAAAGEGHWVLFTVGGATHVGFAATENGTAPGGQARVHFLHMDQNQPNWSAPASWTDETGILPAWEGGERADDELSAVVFENRVFVVIETEPLGDARSKARPQLIVYERRAQGGWLKHVIQRYSTTANDQKRPVITVDAASRLLVVTAGTTARTHAELWYAPIDALTDRDERWSKLRVFQVSDPVAEDIYDTRLPLPRDPVSAAADLLLMVDDRGVAQRMWRQVVRAASAPPPPAAPTVSISGPAGGSTLAGTVPVTATAANVVSVEFLAGQSSIGTDTDAGDGWSVDWNTRTVVNGEHTLTAVATNAAGTSVTSTPVNVGVDNAPDPVIPQTLDIPIDTSMGDVEERSNGRIWTSQSNLDLMTDVTSTGSDDQRAVGLRFAGVTIPPGATILDAYVQFQADKTTSVATALTITGDAADDAPEFTTVKYSITARPRTNASVAWQPPPWTKGSRTLAQRTAQLAPVVEEVVARPGWSSGNPLALIVEGTGERVAVSSDGLAAAAPVLHVEFRTP; encoded by the coding sequence ATGCAGCGATCCATGCGCGCTGTCGTCGCGCTCCTGCTCGTCGTTCCGTTCGCGGTCGCCGTCTCGGCGCCGCCGAACGCGCGCGCCCAGTCAGCTGAGCCCACACTCGAAAACGCGTTCGGCCTCAACGAACCGGTCGTCGGAACCGATATCGCGGGGCTGGGTGGCCATTACGCGAACAACAACCAGCGCAACTACTGGTGGAATGCCGCACGGCGACGCTGGGACGGCTTCATGCCGACCGCGTCGCCGCCAGCGGCGAGCTCGTCGGAGTGGTGGCTGTGGCACGACCTCGGCGGCTCACCGAAGTCAGTGGCGCTCGCCGAGACCTCGAAGGCGTCGTCGCCGGACGCCTACTGGGACGACGGATCGAAGACGCTGTACGCCTTTTTCTCGCGTGGCAACTCCGGAACATCGCGATTCCGCCGCTTCTCGTACGATGCCGCCACCGACCGGTACGTGGAGACCAGCCGCAAGGGCGGGGTCGCCGCCCCGACCATGCTACGTGGCGGCGCACGCGTCACCATCGTCAAGTCGCCGAACGGCCACCTGTGGGCCGGCGTCAACTACGACAACAAGTTGCTCGTCTCGCGCTCCACGGACGGGGGCGACTCGTGGCCCGACCCCGTGGCGCTGAAGACGACAGCCGCCGCCGGCGAGGGGCACTGGGTGCTGTTCACCGTCGGGGGCGCGACCCACGTGGGGTTCGCCGCGACGGAGAACGGCACGGCGCCCGGTGGCCAGGCCCGCGTCCACTTCCTCCACATGGACCAGAACCAACCCAACTGGAGCGCGCCGGCGAGTTGGACGGATGAGACGGGGATCCTCCCGGCGTGGGAGGGCGGCGAGCGCGCTGACGACGAACTGTCCGCGGTCGTCTTCGAGAACCGCGTGTTCGTCGTCATCGAGACCGAACCTCTCGGCGACGCCCGGTCCAAGGCGCGCCCGCAGCTGATCGTCTATGAACGCCGGGCGCAGGGTGGGTGGCTCAAGCACGTGATCCAGCGGTACTCCACGACAGCGAACGACCAGAAGCGGCCCGTCATCACTGTCGATGCGGCCTCCCGACTCCTCGTCGTGACGGCCGGTACGACGGCGCGCACCCACGCCGAGCTGTGGTATGCGCCCATCGATGCGCTGACGGACCGCGACGAGAGGTGGTCGAAGCTACGCGTGTTCCAGGTCAGCGATCCGGTGGCCGAGGACATCTACGACACCAGGCTTCCACTGCCACGCGATCCCGTCTCCGCCGCGGCGGACCTGCTGCTGATGGTCGACGACCGCGGTGTCGCACAGCGGATGTGGCGTCAGGTCGTGCGAGCGGCCTCGGCGCCGCCCCCGCCAGCCGCGCCCACGGTGTCGATCTCCGGCCCTGCTGGCGGGAGCACGCTGGCGGGGACGGTTCCCGTGACCGCCACGGCAGCGAACGTCGTCAGCGTCGAGTTCCTCGCCGGCCAGTCGAGCATCGGAACGGACACGGACGCCGGCGACGGCTGGTCGGTGGACTGGAACACGCGGACGGTGGTCAACGGCGAGCACACGTTGACTGCGGTCGCGACGAACGCTGCCGGCACGAGCGTGACGTCGACACCGGTGAACGTCGGGGTCGACAACGCGCCGGACCCCGTGATCCCGCAGACGCTGGACATTCCGATCGACACATCCATGGGCGACGTCGAGGAACGGTCCAACGGTCGGATCTGGACCTCGCAGTCGAACCTCGATCTCATGACAGACGTCACGTCCACCGGTAGTGACGATCAACGGGCTGTCGGTCTGCGCTTCGCCGGGGTGACGATTCCTCCGGGCGCGACGATCCTCGATGCCTACGTGCAGTTCCAGGCGGACAAGACGACGTCGGTGGCGACGGCCCTGACGATAACCGGCGATGCAGCGGACGACGCACCTGAGTTCACGACGGTCAAGTACTCGATCACGGCGCGACCGAGGACGAACGCGTCCGTCGCGTGGCAACCACCGCCGTGGACCAAGGGCAGCCGCACGTTGGCACAGCGCACCGCTCAGCTGGCGCCCGTCGTCGAAGAGGTCGTGGCGCGCCCCGGATGGTCGTCCGGCAACCCGCTGGCGCTCATCGTGGAGGGGACCGGCGAACGCGTCGCCGTGTCGTCCGACGGACTCGCGGCGGCAGCTCCCGTGCTACACGTCGAGTTCCGCACACCGTGA